Proteins encoded together in one Microcebus murinus isolate Inina chromosome 18, M.murinus_Inina_mat1.0, whole genome shotgun sequence window:
- the MIS12 gene encoding protein MIS12 homolog has translation MSVDPMTYEAQFFGFTPQTCMLRIYIAFQDYLFEVMQAVEQVILKKLEGIPDCEISPVQIRKCTEKFLSFMKGRFDNLFSKMEQLFLQLILRIPPNILLPEDKCKELHPYSKEEFQHLQKEIDQLQEKYKTEVCTKQALLAELEEQKIVQAKLKQTLTLFDELQNVGRDHGTSDFRESLVSLVQNSRKLQNIRDNVEKESKRLKIS, from the coding sequence ATGTCTGTTGATCCAATGACCTATGAGGCCCAGTTCTTTGGCTTCACACCACAAACGTGCATGCTCAGGATCTACATTGCATTTCAAGACTACCTATTTGAAGTGATGCAGGCTGTTGAACAGGTTATTCTGAAGAAGCTGGAAGGCATCCCAGACTGTGAGATCAGCCCAGTCCAGATTCGCAAATGCACAGAGAAGTTTCTTAGCTTCATGAAAGGACGTTTTGATAACCTTTTTAGCAAAATGGAACAGCTGTTTTTGCAGTTGATTTTGCGTATTCCCCCAAACATCTTGCTTCCTGAAGATAAATGTAAGGAGCTACATCCTTATAGCAAGGAAGAATTTCAGCATCTCCAGAAAGAAATTGACCAGTTACAGGAGAAGTATAAGACTGAAGTATGTACTAAGCAGGCCCTTCTTGCAGAATTAGAAGAGCAAAAAATTGTTCAGGCCAAACTCAAACAGACATTGACTTTGTTTGATGAGCTTCAAAATGTTGGCAGAGATCATGGGACTAGTGATTTTAGGGAGAGTTTGGTGTCCCTGGTTCAGAACTctagaaaactacagaacattaGAGACAATgtggaaaaggaaagcaaaagactgaaaatatcttaa
- the DERL2 gene encoding derlin-2 isoform X3, whose translation MAYQSLRLEYLQIPPVSRAYTTACVLTTAAVQLELITPFQLYFNPELIFKHFQGLQLDTYIFSWKMCFPINLVE comes from the exons ATGGCGTACCAGAGCCTCCGGCTGGAGTACCTGCAGATCCCACCGGTCAGCCGCGCCTACACCACCGCCTGCGTCCTCACCACCGCCGCTGTG cagttggAATTGATCACACCTTTTCAGTTGTACTTCAATCCTGAATTAATCTTTAAACACTTTCAA GGATTGCAGTTggacacatatattttttcttggaaGATGTGTTTCCCAATCAACCTGGTGGAATAA